In Streptomyces sp. NBC_00344, the genomic window CCGCCACCGGGACCTCGTACCCCGGGGCTACCGTCAGCAGCCCGGCGGCCGGACCCAGCAGACCCGTCAGCCGGTCCTTCGCACCGAGCAGCGCCCCCGTGCCGTCCTTACGGCGCAGACCGAGCGCCAGCGCCTCGTGCCGCGCCGAAAGCGCCGCCCGCCGGCGCTCCGCAGTGGTCGCGGCCTCCCGCACCGCGGTGAGCTCCGCCTCGGCGTCCGCCAGCGCGGACTTCGCGGCGTCGTGCTGTCCGGCCAGCTCCTGGTGGCCGGCGTCGAGGCCGTCCACCTCGGCCTTGAGCTGCTCGTACTCCTCCTGGGCCGCGACCGCCCGCTGCTGAGCTCCGTCCCGGGCCTCGGCGAGCCGGTCGATCTCGGCCTGTGCGGAACCGGCCCGGCTGCGGGCCGCGTTGACCTGGCCGTTCAACCGGGCGAGGCCCTCTCTGCGGTCGGCGATGGCCCTGGCCGCGTCCTTGAGGCTGCGCTCCTCGGCCGCCAGCTCACGCTCCAGTTCGGCGCGGTGGGCCGCGGTGTCCTCCAGGGCCCGCTCCGCGGACTCGAGGGCGGCTTCGAGCTCCGCCTCCTGTTCGCGGATCCTGGCCGCCTCGCGCTCCATGTCCTCGGGGTCACGGCCCCGGCGCTCGTCGTCGGGCGCCGCGTTCGCGCTCTTCACCCGCGCGTCGGCGAGAGATACGGTCCCGCGCACCCGCTCGGCGAGCTGTGACAGCTCGTACCAGGTCTGCTGTGCGCGCTGCAGACGGGGCGCCAGCCGGCGCACCTCGTCCTCGAGTTCGGCCTCCCGGGCGAGGGTCGCCTTGAGCGCGGCCTCGGCGGTCTCCTTGCGCTGTTTGAGTGCGGCCTCGTCGGCGACCTCGGTCCGCAGCGCCTCGCGCAGGGTCACCAGATCGTCGGCGAGCAGGCGGAGCCTGGCATCGCGCAGGTCCGCCTGGATGACGGCGGCGCGCCGTGCAACGGCTGCCTGCCGCCCCAAGGGCTTGAGCTGACGGCGCAGTTCGTCGGTCAGATCCTGTACGCGGGCGAGATTGGCCTGCATGGCGTCCAGCTTCCGCAGCGCCTTCTCTTTCCGCTTGCGGTGCTTGAGTACGCCCGCCGCTTCCTCGATGAAGGCCCGCCGCCCCATCGGATCGGCGTGGAGTACCGAGTCGAGCTGCCCCTGCCCGACGATGACGTGCATCTCGCGCCCGATGCCGGAGTCCGACAGCAATTCCTGGATGTCCAGCAGCCGGCAGGTGTCGCCATTGATCTGGTACTCGCTGCCGCCATTTCGGAACATGATCCGGGTGATGGTGACTTCGGCGTACTCGATGGGAAGCGCACCATCGGAGTTGTCGATCGTGAGGGAGACCTCGGCGCGGCCGAGCGGCGGACGCCCGGTGGTGCCGGCGAAGATGACGTCTTCCATCTTGCCGCCGCGCAGTGTTTTCGCGCCCTGTTCTCCCATGACCCAGGAGAGCGCGTCCACCACATTGGATTTGCCGGATCCATTGGGTCCCACGACACAGGTGATTCCGGGCTCGAACCGCAGAGTGGTGGCCGAGGCGAAGGATTTGAACCCGCGGAGGGTCATGGCCTTGAGGTGCACGCCGCCGGACTCTACCTTTCACCGCCGGTTTCGCCCATGAAGGTGCAGGGCACATCAGACGGTAAAGGAAGAGATCCACCGAGGCGGACAGAAAGAAGGGACGCCGAAGCGTCCCTTGCATATCCTTGCGCACTGGATCTCAAGCGGCTGACGGATCAGCCCGACCTTTCCCTTGTGGGGCGAGGGTCAGGTGAGCGCAGGCTCCGCGTGGGGTACGTCCATGTCGATACCGTCGAGCAACGAGTCTCCGTGGTGCTGAACAGCGGCGGCCAGCGCGTCGTTCTCGGACTGAATCCGTACGAGCTCGGATTCGAGATCCTGGACACGCTGCTGAAGCCGTCGCATCTCGGAGAGAAGTCGCGGGTCGGAACCGCCGACGTAACCGAGAAGCGCCTTTGCCATGATGGATGGTCCTCCACACTGAGTGACCGACCGGAGATGTGGTGGTCGTAGGGGGAATCGCACCCGCGGTGCTCGGCAGCCTCTGTCTTACTGCGTTTTCCTACTGCCAAGCAGCTGAGGTGCGCGGGGCTTCCAGAGTCTCACCAAAAAGTTTGACGGTCAACACGATCACACCCCGTATCGGTGGGCAGACCCGGGGGCGCACGGCGGAAGTACCCGCGATGCGACTCTCCTGCGGGGCCCAGGGGGCGTGGAGATCATCACTACTGAGGCAGCCTGGCACGGAGCGCGCTTCTTGGCAACCATCAGGCGTTTTCTGCCTTGCACAGAGGCCCGGGGCCCATCACGGAGTGCTTCCGGGGCCCCTTCTTCACAGCTCTGTCAGCGGATCGCGAAGCTCTGGTAGACGCCGCGCGGAGTGTCCCAGATCTCAGTGACACCGTCGACGCGGCCGGGTGTGTCGGATGACCTGAGCCACTCCAGCAGACGGTGGCAGTTCTCACGCGGCCCTTCGGCGACAACCTGCACCCTGCCGTCCTCCAGATTGAGGGCGAAACCGGTGAGTCCGCCGATCTGCAAGGCATTTGCCCTGGTGAACCAGCGAAAGCCCACGCCCTGCACCTTGCCTCGCACCCAAGCCGTGAGTCGTACATCTTCTTTCATGTGTGCACGCTAACTGGCCAATTGCTTGCGGGACACTTCGCCGTCAGGCGCCATGGGCTACAGTCCCGACCCAATGAGCCTCACCCATTCGGGTGAAAGACGTTTGACGTCGAGAACGAGAAAGGCACCGTACATGGGACGCCATGGTCGCTCCGCCGCCGTACCTGCCGCCGTTGCCCAGGCGGGAGTTCCGGGGCGCAGGCACCGCAGCCGCGCCCGCCGCAAGGGCGTGGCAGCGCCGGTGCGTACCGGACTGCTCGGCGTATCCGCCGCGGTGGCGGTAGGCGCCGTGGCGATGGCCTCGGGGCTGCTGCCCGGCGGGAACACCTACTCGGTCGGCGGTTCCGGCGGCGGCGATCAGGTCCGCGCGGACGGCGTACCGGACCTGCAGACGCAGGGCGGTGCGTCCGTCACACCGACCGCCGGCACCCCTTCGTCACCCGCGAACTCCGCCACGGCGCCGGCCCACGCTCCTTCCACCTCCCCCTCCCCCGGCAGGTCGAACGGCGCGCCGAAGACCGGGCCGAAGAGCTCCGCTCCCACTTCCGACCGGACGAAGGCCCCCGCGAACCGGAGCGAGACCCGCAGCGCGGCTCCCACTCATAGCGCCACAGCCGCCGCCACGCCCGAACGTTCGGCGTCCGCCAGGACAGCTGCGCCCGCGAGCGCCGAGAGCGCAGCTGCGGCAGCGGTGCTGAGCCTGGTCAATCAGCAGCGGGCGACGGCCGGTTGCCAGCCCGTGCAGGCGAAGGCCGATCTCGCCTCGCTGGCCGGAGCGTTCAGCGACGACATGGCCGCTCGCGGCTTCTTCGACCACACCGACCCCGACGGGGACACTCCCTGGGACCGCGCCGACCAGGCAGGTGTGAAGGGTCTGGGCGGCGAGAACATAGCGCGCGGCCAGGCCGACGCGGCGGCCGTGATGGACGCCTGGATGAACAGCCCCGGCCACCGCGCCAACATCCTCAACTGCGACTACAAGACCCTGGGCGTCGGCGTGCACTTCGGATCCGGCGGCCCCTGGTGGACCCAGGACTTCGGCTTTTGAGATAGCCGCAGGTCAGGGGCCTATGAGCCCGTTTGGGCCGTCTCAGGGCCGTCAGCCGCATCCTCTTGGTGCATGAAAACGCGATCCACGGCGGAACGGGTGCGAGTCTCGCTGGCGGGCATCAGGTGCGTGTAGGTCCGCAGCGTGAAGCCGGGGTCATGGTGCCCCAGGTACTCGCTCAGAGCCTTGATGCTCTCGCCCGCGTCGAGCAGCACGGAGGCATAGAAGTGCCTCAGCGCATGCATCCCGTTGTCACGGCCAGCGGGCACCGCAGCGGCCTGCAGAGCGGGCTTCCACTCTCGGTGATTGAAGCGATTCCGGTTCAGGGAGAGACCTTCAGGGCTGTAGAAGATCAGCGTTGCCGTCACGGGTGGACCGTCCAGCGTCTTCCACGGCAAGGTGATCTCTTTCGCTGGATAGCGCGTCAGGTGAGCCGCCAAGGCGAAGGCGACCGACTCAGGCAGCGGCACGTCCCGTTCCTTGCCACCTTTGGGCGGAGCGAAGACCGGGCGATTGTGCAACAACTTGACCTGCCTCACCAGGTGAACGATCCCGCCAAGGAAGTCCACATCCTCGACCGCCAAGCCGAAGATCTCCCCCTGTCGCATGCCGCACCCAGCCGCAGGCTCGACGAGGGCGCGGTAGCGCTCAGGCAGAGCCGCACGCACCGCCATTACGCGATCAGCTGTCCAGGGCTTCACCTTGCG contains:
- a CDS encoding acylphosphatase, with translation MKEDVRLTAWVRGKVQGVGFRWFTRANALQIGGLTGFALNLEDGRVQVVAEGPRENCHRLLEWLRSSDTPGRVDGVTEIWDTPRGVYQSFAIR
- a CDS encoding CAP domain-containing protein: MGRHGRSAAVPAAVAQAGVPGRRHRSRARRKGVAAPVRTGLLGVSAAVAVGAVAMASGLLPGGNTYSVGGSGGGDQVRADGVPDLQTQGGASVTPTAGTPSSPANSATAPAHAPSTSPSPGRSNGAPKTGPKSSAPTSDRTKAPANRSETRSAAPTHSATAAATPERSASARTAAPASAESAAAAAVLSLVNQQRATAGCQPVQAKADLASLAGAFSDDMAARGFFDHTDPDGDTPWDRADQAGVKGLGGENIARGQADAAAVMDAWMNSPGHRANILNCDYKTLGVGVHFGSGGPWWTQDFGF
- a CDS encoding tyrosine-type recombinase/integrase, which encodes MAGHVQDRWYKTTTGPDGKTAKVKTERFGVGLRYRARYVGPDGTEKSQSFPDKQKRKAETWLSNIEADMSRGDYIDPDAGKVTFEQYATKWMTTQVTDPATRESVEMRLRRHVIPHLGKRPIGSFNPTHLRMWMRTLEDSGLSPAYRRGIFAHVSTVFTAAVEDRVIRANPCSARSVKAPRLDPRKVKPWTADRVMAVRAALPERYRALVEPAAGCGMRQGEIFGLAVEDVDFLGGIVHLVRQVKLLHNRPVFAPPKGGKERDVPLPESVAFALAAHLTRYPAKEITLPWKTLDGPPVTATLIFYSPEGLSLNRNRFNHREWKPALQAAAVPAGRDNGMHALRHFYASVLLDAGESIKALSEYLGHHDPGFTLRTYTHLMPASETRTRSAVDRVFMHQEDAADGPETAQTGS